The genomic region GTCTTAGATCTACTCTCTTCTTCCTAAGCTTCTTGGGCTACTTGGGTTTTCTAGGCCTGCTCATTTAGATTGTGGGTTGGAACATTCTTAACCTTTTGAGAGCGATATAGGTGTGGGATGTTTTGGACCTCTTAAAGGGTACCATTCGccttccattttttttcttctttttgggctaatatatttttatgcacgTTATAATTCATAGATAGCAAATAACACTATTAATTAGTATGATCTATAAccaaaatcacataattttgtagtccctaaaaataattctcaattttcctctttctaaccaaaggaaaaagaaattaaaacaaaatcaattatgaGGAATAATCAATTTCAACGCGGGTGCggacaaaaatttcaaatttaataagcAAAGTCATCAGAATTAGATTTTCGTAACTAGTAGATACATAAAGAGAACAAAACTGAGGTGGAAATGAAAACCGGGAAGGTTGACGTACGTACATAACCAAGGTTGTAACATATTCATGAGGACAGATAAAACTAACTAAATCTTTGACAATCTAAACAAATCATGTCATAAGATTGTGTAAAGATTTGGATAAGACGCAGGTCCTATGTACGTAATTCGTAAAGCTTACCAGGGAAAGTAGGCGTCCATCCATCcagtatatatgtgtaataagttgaggaatttttttatttaaatcaaaattagttgAATTAGATTAACTACAGAGcaagtgtgatatatttattatgtgattgatcaattttttgaattatacatcaatcaaaCCGTAAGTGTattgtatttgttatataattaattttaaatccaatttgaattagaatttatcCATTTTCAAGAATGTGTTAACTCCACTGGATTTTGTCCACATCCAGCACCCTCCACacgcctataaatacccctccCCCTCTTCACATTTTCTTCCCATAATCCCTTGCAATTCTCTTCTATTACAACAGATTATACAAGCAAAGAAGCCCTGCAGCTTGCACTAAATGGACAAGAGTAGTGAATTCTTTGTGCCTGTTTTGACCCTTCTCGTCGCTGTAATGATTGCCTGTGTTATTTCACTGAGAAAGAAACTAAAACACCATGAGGAGAAAACTCGTAAACTTCCTCCAGGTTCTTTGGGGTGGCCGTACATTGGAGAAACCCTCCAATTATACTCTCAGGACCCGAATGTCTTCTTCTCTACCCGACAGAGAAGGTTTAATGTCTTCTTAATTTGTCCTCTTCactttgcttttttttttttgtaaaaatttatgggatgatttattattaataatgggTTAATTTCCAGGTACGGAGAAATCTTCAAGACTCACATACTAGGTTGTCCCTGCGTGATGCTGGCGAGCCCGGAGGCGGCCCGGTTCGTGCTGATAACTCAGGCGCATTTGTTCAAGCCCACGTACCCGAAAAGCAAGGAGAATCTAATTGGGCCTCGGGCCCTGTTCTTCCACCAGGGCGAGTACCATATGCGGCTGAGGAAGCTCGTTCAGGGCTCGTTGTACCCGGAGTCCATCCGCAAGCTGGTGGCCGACATTGAAGAACTAACAGTTTCTGCATTGGATTCTTGGTCTGATTATGGCGGAGTCATCAACACTTTTAACGAGATGAAAAAGGTTTGATTTTGCTGATGATAATCTAGAAAACTTCCTTAAACATTGTCTTTCTTTATGGGAAATTTTAACCCAAATTGAATTTAGTATTATAAGCCAAGTGACCAATCATacaagtgtattacacttattTTACAATTGATTTGGTTCGATCAAAACGATTTGGGTAAAAACTTTTGGTTCATTATTAGTTCGTTCGTATCTTGTAGTAATCAACGCCGTTATCGTTTTCCTACAGCTCTCTTTCGAAGTAGGAATCCTCGCTACTTTTGGCCGTCTGGATCAACACTATAAAGACGAATTGAAGAAGAACTACGTTATAGTCGACAGAGGCTACAATTCGTTTCCGACAAATTTACCTGGAACCCGTTACCAAAAAGCGATTAAGGTAAGGAAAAACGTGTATAAATCAATCACACTTCTTACATTATGAATTTGCATTAGTGGGatctaatcaaattaaatttaattttcaaggCAAGGAAGAGTCTAAGTAAAATTCTTAGTAGCATTACTAGAGAAAGGAGGGAGAAGAAATTAGCGATGGAGAAGGACCTGCTAAGCTGTCTGCTGAATTCCAAAGATGACAAGGGTGAAACTCTAAGTGAGGATCAGATTGCGGACAACATAATTGGAGTACTGTTTGCTGCTCAGGATACGACAGCGAGTGCTATGACATGGGTTCTCAAGTACCTTCATGACAACCCCAAACTTCTAGAGGCTGTCAAggttttaaaattaagaatttatgtgtctagtccattaatttaatttcttgattttaacaatatatgattttttatgttcGAACTGTAGCTGTTGTATATATAACTTGGTGTTTGGAATGTAATGCAGGCGGAACAGAAGGCGATCTACCTATCCAATGGGAGTGGAAAGAGTCATCTGGCTTGGAATCAGACAAGAAATATGCCCATCACTCACAAGGTATGTTGTTCAGTTATGTCCGAACGCAGCAGCTAGAAAAAATGTACATGCATGCAAGtaaagtcaaataaattttattactcaAGTTTGGTCaaaccaaaatttaattatttgactgGCCGTTCACTATAAACTGTACACTGATCAAACGACGAGTGCAATATCATTCACCTTAATAAGTTTAAACCCTTTTTCACAATGTGAACTTTGATCAGGTGATCTTGGAGAGTTTAAGAATGGCGAGCATTATATCATTCACATTTAGGGAGGCAGTGACTAATGTAGAATATAAAGGTACAATTTTTATACCATATAAGccacttttgttttttccaaaAGATATCGGcgaaaactaaataattggTGTAATAATTGGTTCAGGATACCTTATTCCAAAAGGGTGGAAAGTGATGCCATTGTTCAGGAATATTCATCACAACCCAGAATTCTTTCCTGAACCTCAAAGATTTGATCCAACAAGATTCGAGGTACGATATTTATACgagatgattttttttacacacatatgtacaaatattaaattaaagtagAGAATTTAGAGTAGTGTTTACAACAACGTTATTCATGTATACATAGGGTCCATTGATGCCCAATACTTTTATGCCATTTGGGAGTGGCGTGCATGCCTGTCCGGGGAACGAACTTGCCAAGCTAGAGATGCTCATTTTGGTGCATCAGTTGGCCTCTCACTTCAGGTAATTTAACTCTCTCAATCTCGTCACCTATATGCATAGTACAAAgtatatatgtccttttgaaaaaaaaaacattattcaaattaggTTTAGTCGaactaaatcaattacatgataagtatattatacttattatataatttgttcaaatctgattaaattcaatttgaggTTAGAATTTCTCATGTCTTAGTAAGTGGTATGTACACGAAAAGTATTTGACGTAGGGGCAAACATGTAATGTTGGTTGTAGGTATGAATTGGTGGGATCCGAAAGTGGAATTCAGTATGGTCCATTTCCTGTGCCATTGCATGGGCTCCCAGCCAGATTTTGGAAAGAAGAAAGCGCCAACTGATCGATCATAGCATGGAGAAGTCGCATTACTCAACCCAAACTTACCTTTCATTGTTGCTATTTGTTTCCAATCCTGGCCACCTTCAAACTTCACTTGGGGACAAATGATCACTCCCCTTTTTTCCCTTCagttcataattaatataggtTAATATGTACCttaatttagaagaaaattcaatctcattcatataaatatatatatatatatatgccacCATCATTTACAGCTAGCgagattattattatatcattttatattttttagtgaatcgattattattatattacgAATTTTAACTATTAAGAATCAATACATGCATATATCAATTActaacatcaaatatatacaattaattaataattattattacaatatataaataattattattaaaatagagcAAGAATGAATGGAATGGATGAAATTTGAAGCATGATGATGAAAAACATGAATCAATTTTTGCTATGTATTAGTTGATGTGGTTGAGGTTGGGTGTATTAGGGTGATGGTGAAATGTGAAGACGATGGTTGTGAATGTGGGGGAGGGTGAGATAGAGGGCGAGCCAGGTGGTAATTGTGCAATTGGTCCGTGCTGCCTCAGCTGGATCCAGACCACACTCTTAAAACACCATATCATAATAACTTCTTTGACTTATCCCCCCAAAGCCAAATTCGATTTGACTATATTTcaatgatattataaaaaattaagacgGTATTTGATTaagtttataaactctttaaaatgTTTGTTGGGTATAGATCGATCACTAAGCTccaacaatattataaaaaaattaaattatagatttttatagtttgaagAAATTTTTAGACAGATTCATTATAAAGCtttacaaatataaacaataatacCAAACTTAAACCTAAAAATTGCAGAACTAACGATAATATATGCATTTAAACAACAAGCAGTAAGATAGGCTCAGATTGCCTAGATCCAAAGCCACAAGGCCAAAGGTCAATAACCCTTAGAATTTCACGGTTACTAAAAGATCACAGAGCCACAAAGGCAAGCCACCAAAGCTTTATACCACTGAACCACCAAGAAATGTCATAAAGGCTTTTCTATCACAAAACCACAAAAGCACAGCCACAAAGGCTATTGTTTTAACCTTGAACATCAAGTTTAGAGCATGACGAACAAGGTCATATGATAAAGAAGAAAGGGAGAAGAGGatgatttcttttgtttcgTGATCTGCCAAATCATTTCTGAACCAGCCATTTTAAGAGGTTGGCCACTAAATGGCCAAAGACAAATATCAGAAAAATAGGGCTAGGATtatgaggagagagagagaagaaagaattatttaaaatatcagcAAGCGGGGCAAAAACTTGGTGGGTTGGGTAGGCGGGCCAGGCGGCCCAATTAAGGGATTTGGGCCCTGTGAATATTTAGTCGTCCAAATGAATTTCTTGGGccattttatttacaatattttataaaatatttgagaattaataagttttaaaaaggTTTTTgggcaaattttttttaaaagcttataagatctcaaaatatgatgttttagatcttataaattctttacAATAAAGTTAACAATTCTAACTTTTTACAGAAGATCTTTTGAACTCTATAAGGTTAATATgtaattagacaaaaatatccttacaCACACAACcacattctctctctctctctctctcacacacacacgcacacggACACGcacactctctctctaggATATTAAagaactttattattttttttttgtatttgaaaaagCGGAAATGCTtcattctttaataataaaatattatacatagttaacataaaaatttgctaactaaattatatttattgaaaaaaatatatattcaagatattcttacaactaaaaataatcattgataaagaagaaatcaaatgtatttatgttaatattcGACTAGCAAACGttttaggtaataattcatatttttatttttattaaaaaaaagtttcattaaattctTATTTGGAGTTAAACTAATATGAACTATTTatgaaagtattttaaaatatttaaatataaaatatgtcaagaaataacaatttatttgattttaatagtattatatatatgttctttttaatttatcattttatcaataaaagacCTTATTATACCAAATACCCTAAcatattataagttttaacatcttattttatccaaatattttaaaaacttatttttaaaataagatccaacattTTGTAAGCTTTTCAAACATGTTATAAAATGTAGTAACttataaaacatatttaaaaaaattagtccaACACCCTCTAAATTTGTATCTATAAAGTTGATtaagtgaagaaaaaaataaagaatttttcaattgtCTATACGTATGCACTATGTATGGAAGCAATACAAGACTTTCACTTACACACTTGTTATTTAACTAATATGATTTGTTAACTTGCAAGAATAACTAATTTCATGTTGAGGTTGTTCACATGATCttattacaagaaaagaaaacaagatataattattcacatattttgaaataaaatcattaattaaaagcTCGTATATTGATCAACaattaagtttgaaattaaaattcataaaacaatTCGAACTTCACACATagttaagatattaaatttgcAGTAGGCCcacattaaatttgaaattcttgtatcggttcaaaataaataaaaaaatttcttttactcgatttgaaatattgatatttggtaaaaaattatttaaatatatctcGTCAGGAGactgttttttgtttttttttttattttataacaaaaatacccttataatAGGCCTGCCATTTATTCTTGGATCTCCTAATACAATTGGGTGTGGGCTTGCATAGCTGCATTAGGCCTAGTGAACATGAATCgcaaacacaaataaaatacaatacttataaaaaaaaaaagagaaacttgAATCTATTTAGTACCCTAAGGTTTCGGCCCATTGATAGATAAGCTTCCCCCACccctttttaattaaattaattacatacatatttaataattaaatttttaatattatagaaaaaatgattaaatcaagtataattattactattattaaaatagagcAATAAGATCGTGTAGAACCTCATGACTTCCACTTATCTAACTCGACTTGATTTTGAGTTGATTATGAATTCTCAAGtgttgaataatttaatatgaatatgtttgatttgcaataaatgattaatatgaatttttattcaattattttattaatgttaataaatttttattaatgaagtaatttattagttggataaaaataaatactaagaatattaaatataattttttaaattataaataatataaatgtaattatacaaaatcttATAGAGTATAACGGGATTATCcttaattttaaactaatatACGTTTTtggatattaattttaatcttatctAAGTCCTGAATATGAGCTGCTAGAAACCAAAATATTGCACCTTGAATTGTGTGCTTAGGCGCTGGGGCAGTTGATGGTCAGCCTTATCACCCACCTGACTCCCACCCCCCCACCTACAACTTCtaatatttcattcaattcACAGTGGTTGTACCTTCGATCACTCGCAGTTC from Sesamum indicum cultivar Zhongzhi No. 13 linkage group LG3, S_indicum_v1.0, whole genome shotgun sequence harbors:
- the LOC105159170 gene encoding abscisic acid 8'-hydroxylase 4-like, encoding MDKSSEFFVPVLTLLVAVMIACVISLRKKLKHHEEKTRKLPPGSLGWPYIGETLQLYSQDPNVFFSTRQRRYGEIFKTHILGCPCVMLASPEAARFVLITQAHLFKPTYPKSKENLIGPRALFFHQGEYHMRLRKLVQGSLYPESIRKLVADIEELTVSALDSWSDYGGVINTFNEMKKLSFEVGILATFGRLDQHYKDELKKNYVIVDRGYNSFPTNLPGTRYQKAIKARKSLSKILSSITRERREKKLAMEKDLLSCLLNSKDDKGETLSEDQIADNIIGVLFAAQDTTASAMTWVLKYLHDNPKLLEAVKAEQKAIYLSNGSGKSHLAWNQTRNMPITHKVILESLRMASIISFTFREAVTNVEYKGYLIPKGWKVMPLFRNIHHNPEFFPEPQRFDPTRFEGPLMPNTFMPFGSGVHACPGNELAKLEMLILVHQLASHFRYELVGSESGIQYGPFPVPLHGLPARFWKEESAN